The sequence below is a genomic window from Dyadobacter chenwenxiniae.
TATTATATACTGTATTTCTTAAACTCCCAGCTCAGCCAAAACCTCTGAAACCTTAGCAGCAGCCTCCTTAAACTCAATTGCCGAAGAAACTTTCAAGCCTGATTCATTGATAATTCTTGCTCCTTCTTCTGCATTCGTTCCTTGCAAGCGAACGATAATTGGAACCGGAATTTCTCCGATGGCTTTGTAAGCTTCCACAACACCGGCCGCAACGCGGTCGCAACGAACGATTCCGCCGAAGATGTTGATCAGGATTGCCTTAACGTTTGGATCTTTCAGAATGATACGGAAACCTGCTTCTACGGTGCGTGCATTTGCGCCACCCCCAACATCCAGGAAGTTAGCCGGCTCGCCGCCTGAAAGCTTGATAAGGTCCATTGTTGCCATAGCAAGACCAGCACCGTTCACCATGCAACCCACGTTTCCGTCCAGTTTCACATAGTTCAGGTTGTTTGCGCCTGCTTCCACTTCCAAAGGATCTTCTTCGTTCGTATCACGCATTTCTGCCAGTTCCGGGTGACGATACAATGCATTGTCATCCAGATCCACTTTGGCATCAACGGCAAGAATTTTATTATCAGATGTTTTTAAAACCGGATTGATTTCAAACATCGCAGAATCACTTTCAATATATGCCTTGTAAAGCGCAGTGATGAATTTCACCATTTCTTTAAATGCATCACCTTCAAGGCCCAAAGCAAAAGCCACTTTACGAGCCTGGAATGGCTGTAAGCCTACTTTTGGATCAATCCACTCTTTCATGATCTTCTCAGGCGTATGCTCTGCAACTTCTTCAATGTCCATACCGCCTTCGGTGCTGGCCATGATCACATTGCAGTTTCTGCCACGGTCAAGGAGGATCGAAAGATAGTATTCTTTCGGCTCGCTTGGTCCTGGATAATACACGTCTTCGGCAATAAGCACTTTGTTAACACGCTTACCATCAGGACCAGTCTGGTGTGTAACCAGCACTTTCCCCAAAATGTTATTAGATATGGTGCGAACATCTTCAACAGATTTCGCAAGGGCAACGCCACGTTGTTCTGTTCCAACGATGCGGCCTTTTCCACGTCCACCTGCGTGGATCTGGGATTTTACTACATACCATTTGGTACCAGTCTGCTGGCTAAGCTCACGCGCAACTTCAACTGCCTTGTCCGGAGTGTCGGCTACGAGCCCTTCCTGAATACGCACACCGTATTTTTTAAGAACGCTTTTGCCTTGATATTCGTGAATATTCATGAGTATAAAAGTAAATTGGTATTTTCACGGCAAATTAAGGAATTAATCAAAACGGGCGTAGGTTTCAGTCCAATTATCTTTCTTCACGAATATGAATTTACTGCGGGCGAGCGGGATCAGGCGCACATACGGTTCTTTACAGGTTTTGAAGGGGATTGATTTAGAAGTTGAGAAAGGGGAAGTTGTCGCAATTGTGGGCGCTTCCGGCGCAGGGAAAAGCACATTTCTCCATATTCTGGGTACATTGGACAGGCCGGACCAGGGACAAGTTTTTATTGAAGACATCAATGTTTTTACCCAAAAAGACAAAGACCTTGCCCGTTTCCGCAATGAAAAAGTAGGCTTCATTTTTCAATTTCATAACCTCCTTGCTGAGTTTACAGCGTTGGAAAATGCCTGTATGCCGGGATATATCAATGGCTCAATGAGTGAAAAGGACATTCTGGCACGAGGAAAAGAATTGCTTGATATGCTGGGTCTTGCAGAAAGAGCGAATCATTTGCCTTCTCAGCTTTCAGGTGGTGAGCAGCAAAGGGTTGCCGTGGCAAGGGCGCTTTTGAACAAACCTTCGATCGTATTGGCTGACGAACCAAGCGGTAACCTGGATTCACATAATGCATTGGAATTGCATCAGTTGTTTTTCAAGCTGCGGGATGATTTTGGGCAGACATTTGTGATTGTTACGCACAACGAAGATCTGGCAGCAATGGCTGATCGGAGGTTAGTCATGCAGGATGGCTTTATGCAATCATAAAAGTTGAGAGTCTAAAGTTAAAAAGTTCAGAGTTTAAAGTCTAGAGTCTAAACATTTGACTCTAATTCTAAACTCTGAACTTTTTAAACTATAAACTCTCAAATATTACATCATTCCACCCATTCCGCCGCCGTGGCTGTGGCCGCCACCTGCAGGAGCTTCTTCTGGTTCGTCAGCAATTACACATTCTGTTGTCAACAACAAACCTGCGATAGATGCTGCGTTTTCCAAAGCAAGGCGGGATACTTTCTTAGGGTCAATGATACCAGCTTCCAAAAGGTCTGTGTAAACATTGTCCTTCGCGTTGTAACCGTAAGCGCCAGTTCCTTCTTTTACTTTCGCAACAACTACTGAAGGCTCTTGGCCTGAGTTAGAAACGATTGTTCTCAAAGGAGCTTCCAAAGCTACGCGGATGATATTGATACCCGTTGTTTCGTCTTCGTTGTTGCCGGTAAAGCCTTCCAGCGCAGCAGTTGCACGAATGTAAGCAACACCACCACCAGCTACGATACCTTCTTCAACAGCAGCACGAGTTGCGTGCAATGCATCGTCAACGCGGTCTTTTTTCTCTTTCATTTCAACCTCAGTTGCAGCTCCGATGTAAAGGATAGCTACACCACCTGACAATTTAGCAAGGCGTTCCTGAAGTTTTTCGCGATCGTAATCAGAAGTTGTATTTTCGATCTGCGCTTTGATCTGGTTCACGCGGCCCTGAATGTCTTCAGAGTTGCCTGATCCGTTAACCAAAGTTGTGTTGTCTTTGTCAATAATCGCTTTTTCGCAAGTACCAAGATATTCCAAAGTAGCGTTTTCCAATTTGAAACCACGCTCTTCGCTAATAACTGTACCGCCAGTGATGATCGCGATGTCTTCAAGCATTGCTTTACGACGGTCACCAAAACCAGGAGCTTTCACAGCAGCCACTTTCAAGGCGCCACGGATTTTGTTTACTACTAATGTAGCAAGCGCTTCTCCGTCAACATCTTCTGCCAAAATAAGCAAAGGACGGCCTGTTTGAGCAACAGCTTCTAAAACTGGAAGAAGTTCTTTCATTGAAGAAACTTTCTTCTCAGAAATCAAGATATATGGACGCTCAAGATCAGCTTCCATTTTCTCTGTATTTGTAACAAAATATGGAGACAGGTAACCACGGTCAAACTGCATACCTTCCACAGTTTTAACTTCTGTTTCCGTTCCGCGTGCTTCTTCAACAGTGATAACACCTTCTTTTCCTACTTTTTCCATCGCCTCGGCGATCATTTGACCAATTTCTTCGTCATGGTTAGCCGAAATTGTAGCAACCTGAGCGATTTCTTTGGAAGTAGAAATGTTTTTCTTTTGAGATTCAAGATCTTTAACGATCACAGAAACTGCTTTATCAATTCCGCGTTTCAGATCCATTGGGTTAGCACCCGCTGCTACGTTCTTAACACCGATTGAATAAATAGCCTGAGCCAAAACAGTGGCAGTAGTTGTACCATCACCTGCGGAATCAGCAGTTTTAGAAGCTACTTCTTTCACCAACTGAGCACCCATGTTTTCGATAGGGTCTTTCAGATCGATTTCTTTTGCAACCGTTACACCATCTTTTGTGATGCTAGGCGATCCGAATTTTTTATCGATAACTACGTTACGACCACGAGGTCCTAATGTTACTTTAACGGCGTCAGCCAATGTATCAACACCGCGCTTAATTTTATCACGAGCTTCGGTATCGAAGAAAATTTTCTTAGACATACTAATTAATCGTTTTGATTTTTCTTGATTGAGTTATTTTCTGGACTTGCTGATATTAACCAATAATGGCGTAAATGTCAGACTCACGCATGATCAGCACATCTTTGCCTTCGTACGCCAATTCAGTTCCTGAATATTTTCCGTATAATACGGTGTCACCTACCTTAACGGTCATCGGCTCGTCTTTTTTACCCGGGCCCACTGCTACAACAGTTCCACGTTGAGGTTTTTCCTTTGCAGTATCAGGGATAATGATACCAAATGCTGTTTTTTCTTCGGCTGGGGCTGGTTCTACAAGAACACGATCAGCCAGAGGTTGTACGTTCACTTGTATTTCTGCTAAAGTTGACATAAATATTAAACGTTTGTTTTTTGATTGTCAGTAATAGATTTGACTGAAACCAAGTAAGCACAATCTATGCCAGCAAGCTATGGCTGACATTTTTTCCGGGAAGTGTGACAGATTTGTACCTTACCCTGTCGTTATATGATTATAAGAGGTAATTTTATTGTCATGCGCGGCAGTCAATTGTTTCACGATTTGAAAATGCTTAAATTTTATCGGCACCAAATTTAGAATCCTATGACAAACCTCCAAAAAAACTGGTTAACCGAAGGAATTTTTGATTTTGAGTATAAAAAATATGTCTTGCAAGCATATTTACAGCACATTGACGGCCAGTTTACATTAAACAAGCTCCATCCGCATCTGCCAGATCTGCAATTTCATGTTGATTCCTGCATTAGCATCCGCACCACTAAAAGCGAGATCAGGACTTCTTTTCCAAAGAATGTAACAGGCGTCAATTTGCAGACCTGGAAATTGGAATACGAAGAAACGCATCAGGATGATCCTTATCTGGAAGAGCTGAACTACATCCTGGATTTCGCTATTCCTCGTTTTTCGCACGCGCTGGAACAAGGCACGGAGCGTTTCAGTGAAGTGGGGGAGAACATTAAAATATCGCCGGTTGGCATTGTGCCCTTGCGTCTTGAAGAAGGCTATCTGCTGTTTTTACACACATTCCAGCCCATTGTCAGTATTTTTGAATACCAGCTGGCGCTTTACAATGAAATGAAAGAGCGTTATTTAAAGACGACTTTCGTAGACACGATCCGAATTGGTTTAGGAAATACAGTTTCGCAGATAAAGGTTGATTTAACCAAAAAGAATAAATCGCTGCCCAATCCTGCGACTTATGTGGTCGAATCTAAATACGACTATCCGTTGCACGAAGCGCTTCTCCCTGTTGCCAAAAAGTTGATATTGAAGCAAATGAACATTGCTTAACCAAACCATACAAACGCAAAAAGGGCTCATAATGCAGATTATGAGCCCTTTTTACTGTCTTATATGTTATTTCAAACTGTCTGCCGGTGCAGCTGGTGTCGCAGATGGAGTAGTTGCAGCGCCTTCTGTTGGAGCCGTTGCAGCGCCCGGAGCGGCGGCTCCCGGAGCGGCGGCTCCAGGTGCAGGAGCGATGTTCCCGCCTGGTATTACAGTATTCTGGGCCTTATCCACATTGACACTGTTAATTCCGCCAGTTTGAGCACTTCCGCCAACAATAATGTAAGAAGCCAGGGAAATAAGAATAACTGCTCCTGCCAGTCCCCACGTAATCTGTTCCAATAAATCGGTTGTCTTTTTCACACCGAACATTTGGGTAGTTCCTGCTCCGCTAAACTCGCTGGAAAGTCCTCCTCCTTTTGAATTTTGCACCAACACTACCAGAATCAACAATACTGCGATGATCGCAACCAAGATAATTAAACCCAAATACATGCCTTATTAATTTTGAATGGTTGAATGCGTGAATGAGTGAATGTTTTGATGGCCAATTGCTGACATCCGAAGTTTATCAAGCGTTTTACAGTCGATTCAATTCACTTAATTTTTTCGCAAAGTAATTCCTTTTTTCTGGTTTTTTCAAGATCAATTTTTGATAGAGGTCAATTGCCTTCTCGATTTTGCCCTGCCTTACGAGGATTTTTGCAAATGCTTCGGTTTCAATGCTTCCCGCGCCGGACTCTGCAACTCTGCCGCTCACATCTACGGCAACAGGTTCCAGATTGTTCTCCTGGCGAATGATCCGCGGGTTCTTTTTCATGAAACCCTGAATGATCTGTTGCTGCCTTTTCTGCTCGTCAGATATTAGGTTGGGAATCGCAACCGTTTCCTGCTCAACAATGCCAATCAGAATGTCCTCACCATTTAGTGGAACCGATTTTTCCTGCGCCTCGATCACTTCCTCAATGTTGACGGTTGCGTCGTAGCGCTCCGTGTCACTCTCCACAAGCTGCTGCAAAGCGACGCGGCTCAGTGCATATGCGGCTGCCCTGGGACGCGTTTCGTCCAGTTTTTCGGTTCCGGCCACGCTGGATGCTTTTGCCAGTAAAGAATAGGAAATCTGACAGTAAGGAAATGCCTTTATCGTCGCTTCAAGCGCTTCGATTACCTCGCTGCCTGCTGCCTGGGGATGTTTAACCAGATTGCTGAACGCCTCCTTTTCAATGATGGACATATTTACCTTAATATTTTGGAATAAAAAATGAAGTTATGCAAAAGGAAAATCTACTACCAGTCGGCGGCAGATTTATTAAAGATCTGTTGCACTAAATTCTCACGGATCGTCGGCAAAAGCCGCGCTTCATTCTGGTTAAGCGTTTGATCCTGGGGAAAGTCGGCGTAGTAAGTAAAAGACTGGTCAAAATTCTTGGTTTCGTCCTTTGCATTGGTATACCGGACCTGAACTGTGACATTCAATCGGTTTAATCCGGCCTGGTCATTTGCGGTCGGGGCGGCTGCAAGCACGTCGTAACCGGTTATGGAACCTTCCAGAATCAGGTCACCTCCGCCGGGTTGACTGATTAAACTTGTGTTCCGCTGAAAATATTCTTTTAATTCTTCGGTAAGTCTCTGCGGCAGGTCCGAAGGCCCGCCGGCCGTTCCCATTGTGAAGTTGAGCACGCTGAATGTCTTGATATCAGGCGATAAATTGGTTCCGGTAAAGGAATAAACGCCACATCCCGACATGAAAATGGAACAATGCAGGACAAAAAAGAGGGTTAACAGCCGTTTGGACTTCATCGAAATGCGCACTGCGGAAATATTTTTAAATCTATTCTTCAATGTCATACTGCTTGATTTTCCTGTATAACGTGCGTTCCGATATGCCCAATGCACTCGCTGCGTATTTTCGTTTATTATTATTTTTCCGTAAAGCCTTGATGATCATTTCCTTTTCCTTGTCTTCCAGGGACAAAGATTCTTCCTCGGCTGTGACGTGCACAACATCCTCAATTTCACTCCTTTCGTCCGAATATCTGTCCAAGTCCACAGTGCGCGGCGGCACGGGCGAGAGCAAGCGCGCGGGCTCAATGGTGGGCGTATGTGGATGGCTTGCTGGTTCCGTATTATTCAGCGAACTGAACAACTCCTGGTGATCTTTGAGGATCTCACCGCCATATTTTTCATTTTCGAGTACATTACGGACGAGCTTTTTTAACTCGGTCATATCGCGGCGCATGTCGAAAAGCACTTTGTAAAGTAACTCGCGCTCCGAAAATGAGCTGGCCGAATCCTCGCCGGAACGCAGCGTGATCAGCGCTTTTCTGCCCGCTGGCTGCACGGGATTCAGGTAATTATTTAACGTTTCGCGCGATATGGGCAGTTCTTTATCGGTTTCCAGGATGGTGATCTGCTCTGCAATATTTTTTAGCTGGCGAATGTTTCCCGGAAATGCATATTGCATCAGCAAGTCGCGCGCTTCCCCATCAAGCCGCACCGGTTTAGTCCTGTATCTTTCAGAAAAATCATTGGTAAACTTCCTGAAAAGCAGCAGGATATCTTCACCGCGGTCCCGCAGTGGCGGAACGTAAATGGGGACTGTATTTAAACGGTAATAAAGGTCCTCCCGGAATTTTCCGTTGTTGACAGCATCCAGTAAATTCACATTAGTAGCAGCTGCAACCCGCACATTGGTTTTCAAAACTTTGGAAGAACCTACTCGGATATATTCGCCGTTTTCCAAAACACGCAAAAGCCTTGCCTGGGTGCCCAAAGGCATTTCTCCAACCTCATCCAGGAAAATGGTTCCTGAATTGGTTGTCTCAAAATATCCTTTCC
It includes:
- the sucC gene encoding ADP-forming succinate--CoA ligase subunit beta, which translates into the protein MNIHEYQGKSVLKKYGVRIQEGLVADTPDKAVEVARELSQQTGTKWYVVKSQIHAGGRGKGRIVGTEQRGVALAKSVEDVRTISNNILGKVLVTHQTGPDGKRVNKVLIAEDVYYPGPSEPKEYYLSILLDRGRNCNVIMASTEGGMDIEEVAEHTPEKIMKEWIDPKVGLQPFQARKVAFALGLEGDAFKEMVKFITALYKAYIESDSAMFEINPVLKTSDNKILAVDAKVDLDDNALYRHPELAEMRDTNEEDPLEVEAGANNLNYVKLDGNVGCMVNGAGLAMATMDLIKLSGGEPANFLDVGGGANARTVEAGFRIILKDPNVKAILINIFGGIVRCDRVAAGVVEAYKAIGEIPVPIIVRLQGTNAEEGARIINESGLKVSSAIEFKEAAAKVSEVLAELGV
- a CDS encoding ABC transporter ATP-binding protein — its product is MNLLRASGIRRTYGSLQVLKGIDLEVEKGEVVAIVGASGAGKSTFLHILGTLDRPDQGQVFIEDINVFTQKDKDLARFRNEKVGFIFQFHNLLAEFTALENACMPGYINGSMSEKDILARGKELLDMLGLAERANHLPSQLSGGEQQRVAVARALLNKPSIVLADEPSGNLDSHNALELHQLFFKLRDDFGQTFVIVTHNEDLAAMADRRLVMQDGFMQS
- the groL gene encoding chaperonin GroEL (60 kDa chaperone family; promotes refolding of misfolded polypeptides especially under stressful conditions; forms two stacked rings of heptamers to form a barrel-shaped 14mer; ends can be capped by GroES; misfolded proteins enter the barrel where they are refolded when GroES binds) — translated: MSKKIFFDTEARDKIKRGVDTLADAVKVTLGPRGRNVVIDKKFGSPSITKDGVTVAKEIDLKDPIENMGAQLVKEVASKTADSAGDGTTTATVLAQAIYSIGVKNVAAGANPMDLKRGIDKAVSVIVKDLESQKKNISTSKEIAQVATISANHDEEIGQMIAEAMEKVGKEGVITVEEARGTETEVKTVEGMQFDRGYLSPYFVTNTEKMEADLERPYILISEKKVSSMKELLPVLEAVAQTGRPLLILAEDVDGEALATLVVNKIRGALKVAAVKAPGFGDRRKAMLEDIAIITGGTVISEERGFKLENATLEYLGTCEKAIIDKDNTTLVNGSGNSEDIQGRVNQIKAQIENTTSDYDREKLQERLAKLSGGVAILYIGAATEVEMKEKKDRVDDALHATRAAVEEGIVAGGGVAYIRATAALEGFTGNNEDETTGINIIRVALEAPLRTIVSNSGQEPSVVVAKVKEGTGAYGYNAKDNVYTDLLEAGIIDPKKVSRLALENAASIAGLLLTTECVIADEPEEAPAGGGHSHGGGMGGMM
- a CDS encoding co-chaperone GroES; translated protein: MSTLAEIQVNVQPLADRVLVEPAPAEEKTAFGIIIPDTAKEKPQRGTVVAVGPGKKDEPMTVKVGDTVLYGKYSGTELAYEGKDVLIMRESDIYAIIG
- the secG gene encoding preprotein translocase subunit SecG gives rise to the protein MYLGLIILVAIIAVLLILVVLVQNSKGGGLSSEFSGAGTTQMFGVKKTTDLLEQITWGLAGAVILISLASYIIVGGSAQTGGINSVNVDKAQNTVIPGGNIAPAPGAAAPGAAAPGAATAPTEGAATTPSATPAAPADSLK
- a CDS encoding LptE family protein, coding for MTLKNRFKNISAVRISMKSKRLLTLFFVLHCSIFMSGCGVYSFTGTNLSPDIKTFSVLNFTMGTAGGPSDLPQRLTEELKEYFQRNTSLISQPGGGDLILEGSITGYDVLAAAPTANDQAGLNRLNVTVQVRYTNAKDETKNFDQSFTYYADFPQDQTLNQNEARLLPTIRENLVQQIFNKSAADW
- a CDS encoding sigma-54 interaction domain-containing protein; translated protein: MNPAEIQAIKNRFGIIGTSPGLNHAINVAVQVAATDLTVLITGESGSGKESFSKIIHSLSSRKHGPFIAINCGAIPEGTIDSELFGHEKGAFTGALDSRKGYFETTNSGTIFLDEVGEMPLGTQARLLRVLENGEYIRVGSSKVLKTNVRVAAATNVNLLDAVNNGKFREDLYYRLNTVPIYVPPLRDRGEDILLLFRKFTNDFSERYRTKPVRLDGEARDLLMQYAFPGNIRQLKNIAEQITILETDKELPISRETLNNYLNPVQPAGRKALITLRSGEDSASSFSERELLYKVLFDMRRDMTELKKLVRNVLENEKYGGEILKDHQELFSSLNNTEPASHPHTPTIEPARLLSPVPPRTVDLDRYSDERSEIEDVVHVTAEEESLSLEDKEKEMIIKALRKNNNKRKYAASALGISERTLYRKIKQYDIEE